The Halocalculus aciditolerans nucleotide sequence GGAACGACGAGGTACTGGAACTCACCCATCGCGCGGGGAGCCGCGGCGTGTTCGCGGCGGGCGCGCTCGACGCGGCGGAGTGGCTGACGACGGCGGACGCGGGCTTCTATCGGTTCACGGAGGTAGCTGCACGACTATGACACTGGAATCCGAGATTCGAGACCTGCAGGAACGACGCGAGAACGACGAGGTTTCGGCGGCGACGGCGAGCGCCGACGACCTGGACACGCTGGACGCGTTCCTCGAAGCGCTGGAGGCGGGCGAGGTCCGGGCGGCCGAGAAGACCGGCGGCGAGTGGTCGGCCGTCGAGTGGGTGAAGGAGGGCATCCTCCTGAACTTCGCGCTCCGGGAGACGGAGGCGCGAGAGTACGGCGGCGTGACCTACCACGACGTCCTGCCGCTCCGCGAGACGAGCGACCTCGCGGAGCGCGGCACGCGGAACACCCCCGATGGAACGACGATTCGCCGCGGCGCGTACGTCGGCGGCGACGCGATTCTGATGTCGCCGGCGTTCGTGAACATCGGCGCGCGCGTCGGCGACGGCACGCTCGTCGACTCCTGTGACACCGTCGGCTCCTGCGCGCAAATCGGGAGCGACGTCAAGCTGGGCGCGAACACGCTCATCGGCGGCGTGCTCGAACCCGTCGAGTCCGCGCCGGTCGTCGTCG carries:
- a CDS encoding 2,3,4,5-tetrahydropyridine-2,6-dicarboxylate N-succinyltransferase — protein: MTLESEIRDLQERRENDEVSAATASADDLDTLDAFLEALEAGEVRAAEKTGGEWSAVEWVKEGILLNFALRETEAREYGGVTYHDVLPLRETSDLAERGTRNTPDGTTIRRGAYVGGDAILMSPAFVNIGARVGDGTLVDSCDTVGSCAQIGSDVKLGANTLIGGVLEPVESAPVVVEDNVSLGAGCRVTSGFVVGENSVVGENTLLSPRIPVYDLVEDEVVYGELPANRRAFARMVESSASDHDLIPGQAYKPAVVATGLETSTLEASQREEALRE